One Chloroflexaceae bacterium genomic window, TCAGGAGCACGGCATCGCTCGCGCGGGCCGCATCGAGGCCGTCGGCGACCGCAAGAGCAGGGCCGCAGTCCAGAATGACAATGTCGCTCAGTTCTTTCAGCCGTGCAATGACGAGCGGTAGATCCCGTGAGGCCAGCAGATCTGCGGGCGCATTCGCTGGTGGGCCGGCTGCCAGGAGCCGGAGGTTGGGAACGTCAGTCGTCAGCAAATGCTCAACGATGTCCTCCCCCTTCTGCCGAAGCGCCGTGGTCAGCCCACGCGATCCCTGACGGTCAAACATAGTGTGAAGAGCCGGTCGGCGCAGATGAGCGTCAACTAAAATGACGCGACTCCCCGCCCGCGCCAGCGCAATGGCCAGATTGGCGGCTACGACGCTTTTGCCCTCGGCTGCAACCGCACTCGTAACGGCCAGCGCCCATGGGCCATCAGCAGGTAGCGCCGGTCGCAGACGGGCGCGCAACTGCCGGTATGCTTCGGCGGCCGGCGTCTCCGGGCGCTCCAATGTGACCAGTTGATGCTGGCGGTTGCGCGAACGAGGCACGCTCGCCAGGGTATCCAGCCCGACGTTTTCGGGCGTCTCAATGACCGTGCTCGTTACCTTACGCAGTATGATCAGCCCGGTCGCCGTCAGACCCCCGATAACGGCGGCCAGCGCGACATTAAGCGGTGTCCGAGGGAAGATCGGGCGAACTGGCGGAGTGGCTGGCGCTACGATCGTCACTGTGGTGCGCCGCCAGAGCGGTTCAAGCATTTGCGGACCTAGCGAACCGAGTTCCGCCGCAGCCGTATTGGCGAGAATCGCTGCCTGTTCGGCGCTGCCTGCCCGTGCGCTGATGGTGATCAACTGCGTGCCCGGCACCGGTTTAGCCTGAAGCTGGCGTGCCAGTCTTTCAGGG contains:
- a CDS encoding polysaccharide biosynthesis tyrosine autokinase; the protein is MKLASLLQHLLQREWLIVLSAVMAGVAALLASHQLPAIYSATTTVLISNHPQGADIAPPTGRNDLLVESYIQLLKRQPLLDAIRTRLTLNTRPERLARQLQAKPVPGTQLITISARAGSAEQAAILANTAAAELGSLGPQMLEPLWRRTTVTIVAPATPPVRPIFPRTPLNVALAAVIGGLTATGLIILRKVTSTVIETPENVGLDTLASVPRSRNRQHQLVTLERPETPAAEAYRQLRARLRPALPADGPWALAVTSAVAAEGKSVVAANLAIALARAGSRVILVDAHLRRPALHTMFDRQGSRGLTTALRQKGEDIVEHLLTTDVPNLRLLAAGPPANAPADLLASRDLPLVIARLKELSDIVILDCGPALAVADGLDAARASDAVLLTARAGATRKSDLEQVYQSLERTGTQVLGVVLTNAPPRPFLRPATAIGEQRQPIAVRSSDPGQQPAGD